In one window of Protaetiibacter larvae DNA:
- a CDS encoding multifunctional oxoglutarate decarboxylase/oxoglutarate dehydrogenase thiamine pyrophosphate-binding subunit/dihydrolipoyllysine-residue succinyltransferase subunit, with product MSNPVTGVTPEENASGEFGANEWLVDEMYERYLADKESVDKSWWPILESYRPVDDPTPTTVIPVVEAPAVETPVAEASVTETPAAEVPATAAEPAAAPAPAAAPAPLTETAPPTTPIARTTSAPAKPQPIPAEAPTTASTPTVAAEAEESVTVLKGMSKTLATNMDQSISVPTATSVRTVPAKLMIDNRIVINNHLRRARGGKVSFTHLIAWAMVQTLKEFPSQNVFYREDDGKPTVVSPAHITLGIAIDLPKPDGTRSLLVPGIKRTDTLNFAEFLAAYEDVVARARTNKLTAADFQGVTISLTNPGGIGTEHSVPRLMRGQGCIVGAGALEYPAAFQGASPKTLSDLGIGKTITLTSTYDHRVIQGAGSGEFLKKIHELLIGERHFYEDIFAALRIPYDPIHWAEDINVDLSERVSKTARVQELINAFRVRGHLMADIDPLEYRQRSHPDLDIASHGLTFWDLDREFVTGGFGGKRSALLRDILGVLRDSYCRTTGIEYMHIQDPAQRAWFQDRLEKPYVKPTHDEQLRVLGKLNEAEAFETFLQTKYVGQKRFSLEGGESTIALLDEILQGAAEAGLDEVAIGMAHRGRLNVLTNIAGKTYGQIFREFEGTQDPKTVQGSGDVKYHLGTEGTFTAATGKEVPVYLAANPSHLEAVNGVLEGIVRAKQDRTADAQFGTLPILIHGDASMAGQGVVVETLQMSQLRAYKTGGTIHIVINNQVGFTTTPQDARSSVYSTDVAKTIQAPVFHVNGDDPEAVARVAEHAFAYRQEFKRDVVIDLVCYRRRGHNEGDDPSMTQPLMYNLIEAKRSVRTLYTEALVGRGDITQEEFVEAQRDFQERLERAFAETHAAQTGSIPVVAHDQQPVADLERPEAQQRDDDAVGEPATTGVDVSVVELVGDAHANPPAGFSVHPKLQQLLNKRFDMSRNGSIDWGFGELIGLGSLLLEGTPVRLVGQDARRGTFVSRHAVFHDRENGQEWLPLGNLADNQARFAIYDSLLSEYAALAFEYGYSVERPEALVLWEAQFGDFANGAQTVIDEFISSAEQKWGQRSSVVLLLPHGYEGQGPDHSSARIERYLQLFAENNMTIARPSTPASYFHLLRRQAYARPRRPLVVFTPKSMLRLRGATSEVADFTSGRFEPVIDDARTGANGTVDPAAVKRVLLHSGKIHYDLLNELEKRDDATSFALVRLEQFAPLPAAELLTVLARYPNAEVMWVQDEPANQGAWPFITIELTPLLGGRALLRSSRPASASPATGSTKRSAAEQTALIAAALQL from the coding sequence GTGTCCAACCCCGTCACAGGTGTGACACCCGAGGAGAACGCCTCGGGAGAGTTCGGAGCCAACGAATGGCTCGTCGACGAGATGTACGAGCGGTACCTCGCCGACAAGGAGTCGGTCGACAAGAGCTGGTGGCCGATCCTCGAGTCGTACCGACCCGTCGACGACCCGACGCCGACCACGGTGATCCCGGTCGTCGAGGCACCGGCCGTCGAGACACCGGTCGCCGAGGCATCGGTCACAGAGACACCGGCCGCCGAGGTCCCCGCCACCGCGGCGGAACCCGCCGCCGCCCCGGCCCCGGCCGCTGCGCCCGCGCCCCTCACCGAGACGGCCCCGCCGACCACCCCGATCGCGCGCACCACCTCGGCCCCCGCGAAGCCGCAGCCGATCCCCGCCGAGGCGCCCACGACCGCCTCCACGCCCACCGTCGCCGCAGAGGCGGAGGAGTCGGTCACCGTCCTCAAGGGGATGTCGAAGACCCTCGCCACCAACATGGATCAGAGCATCTCGGTGCCGACCGCGACGAGCGTGCGCACCGTCCCGGCGAAGCTCATGATCGACAACCGCATCGTCATCAACAACCACCTGCGCCGTGCGCGCGGCGGCAAGGTGTCGTTCACGCACCTCATCGCCTGGGCCATGGTGCAGACCCTCAAGGAGTTCCCGAGCCAGAACGTCTTCTACCGCGAAGACGACGGGAAGCCCACGGTCGTCTCGCCCGCGCACATCACGCTCGGCATCGCGATCGACCTCCCGAAGCCCGATGGCACGCGTTCGCTCCTGGTGCCCGGCATCAAGCGCACCGACACCCTCAACTTCGCGGAGTTCCTCGCCGCCTACGAGGATGTCGTGGCCCGCGCGCGCACCAACAAGCTGACCGCCGCCGACTTCCAGGGCGTCACCATCTCGCTCACCAACCCGGGCGGGATCGGCACCGAGCACTCGGTCCCGCGCCTCATGCGCGGCCAGGGCTGCATCGTGGGCGCGGGCGCCCTCGAGTACCCGGCGGCGTTCCAGGGGGCCTCCCCCAAGACCCTGTCGGATCTGGGCATCGGCAAGACGATCACCCTCACGAGCACCTACGACCACCGCGTCATCCAGGGCGCAGGCTCGGGCGAGTTCCTCAAGAAGATCCATGAGCTGCTCATCGGCGAGCGGCACTTCTACGAGGACATCTTCGCGGCGCTGCGCATCCCCTACGACCCCATCCACTGGGCGGAGGACATCAACGTCGACCTGTCGGAGCGCGTCTCCAAGACCGCGCGCGTGCAGGAGCTCATCAACGCCTTCCGCGTGCGCGGCCACCTCATGGCCGACATCGACCCGCTCGAGTACCGTCAGCGCAGCCACCCGGATCTCGACATCGCGAGCCACGGCCTCACCTTCTGGGATCTCGACCGCGAGTTCGTGACGGGCGGCTTCGGCGGCAAGCGCAGCGCCCTGCTGCGCGACATCCTCGGCGTGCTGCGCGACTCCTACTGCCGCACGACCGGCATCGAGTACATGCACATCCAGGATCCGGCGCAGCGCGCCTGGTTCCAGGACCGCCTCGAGAAGCCGTACGTCAAGCCCACCCACGACGAGCAGTTGCGCGTGCTGGGCAAGCTCAACGAGGCCGAGGCCTTCGAGACCTTCCTGCAGACCAAGTACGTCGGACAGAAGCGCTTCAGCCTGGAGGGCGGCGAGTCGACGATCGCGCTGCTCGACGAGATCCTGCAGGGCGCCGCCGAGGCGGGCCTCGACGAGGTCGCGATCGGCATGGCGCACCGCGGCCGTCTCAACGTGCTCACCAACATCGCGGGCAAGACCTACGGTCAGATCTTCCGCGAGTTCGAAGGCACCCAGGACCCGAAGACCGTGCAGGGATCGGGTGACGTCAAGTACCACCTCGGCACCGAGGGCACCTTCACGGCCGCCACCGGCAAGGAGGTGCCGGTCTACCTGGCCGCCAACCCCTCGCACCTCGAGGCGGTCAACGGCGTGCTCGAGGGCATCGTGCGCGCCAAGCAGGATCGCACCGCGGATGCGCAGTTCGGCACGCTGCCGATCCTCATCCACGGCGACGCCTCGATGGCCGGCCAGGGTGTCGTCGTCGAGACCCTGCAGATGTCGCAGCTGCGCGCCTACAAGACGGGCGGCACGATCCACATCGTGATCAACAACCAGGTCGGATTCACCACGACGCCGCAGGATGCGCGCAGCTCGGTGTACTCGACGGATGTCGCCAAGACCATCCAGGCGCCGGTGTTCCATGTGAACGGCGACGACCCGGAGGCCGTGGCCCGCGTCGCGGAGCACGCCTTCGCCTACCGCCAGGAGTTCAAGCGCGACGTCGTGATCGACCTCGTCTGCTACCGCCGCCGCGGTCACAACGAGGGCGACGACCCCTCGATGACGCAACCGCTCATGTACAACCTCATCGAGGCCAAGCGCAGCGTCCGCACCCTCTACACGGAGGCGCTCGTCGGCCGCGGCGACATCACCCAGGAGGAGTTCGTCGAGGCGCAACGCGACTTCCAGGAGCGCCTCGAGCGCGCCTTCGCGGAGACGCACGCCGCCCAGACCGGCTCGATCCCGGTGGTCGCCCACGACCAGCAGCCGGTGGCCGACCTCGAGCGGCCGGAAGCGCAGCAGCGCGACGACGACGCCGTGGGCGAGCCCGCGACGACCGGCGTCGACGTGAGCGTCGTGGAGCTCGTCGGCGACGCGCACGCCAACCCGCCCGCCGGGTTCTCGGTGCACCCCAAGCTGCAGCAGCTGCTCAACAAGCGCTTCGACATGAGCCGCAACGGCTCGATCGACTGGGGCTTCGGCGAGCTCATCGGCCTCGGGTCGCTGCTGCTCGAGGGCACCCCGGTGCGGCTCGTGGGACAGGACGCCCGCCGCGGCACCTTCGTGTCGCGTCACGCGGTCTTCCACGACCGCGAGAACGGGCAGGAGTGGCTGCCGCTCGGCAACCTCGCCGACAACCAGGCGCGTTTCGCGATCTACGACTCGCTGCTGTCCGAGTACGCGGCCCTCGCCTTCGAGTACGGCTACTCGGTGGAGCGCCCCGAAGCGCTCGTGCTGTGGGAGGCCCAGTTCGGCGACTTCGCCAACGGCGCCCAGACGGTGATCGACGAGTTCATCTCGAGCGCCGAGCAGAAGTGGGGCCAGCGTTCGAGCGTCGTCCTGCTGCTGCCGCACGGCTACGAGGGCCAGGGACCCGACCACTCCTCGGCACGCATCGAGCGCTACCTGCAGCTGTTCGCCGAGAACAACATGACGATCGCACGTCCCTCGACGCCGGCGTCCTACTTCCACCTGCTGCGCCGCCAGGCCTACGCGCGCCCGCGCCGACCGCTCGTGGTGTTCACCCCGAAGTCGATGCTGCGTCTCCGCGGTGCGACGAGCGAGGTCGCGGACTTCACGAGCGGCCGTTTCGAGCCCGTCATCGACGACGCCCGGACCGGCGCGAACGGCACCGTCGATCCCGCGGCCGTCAAGCGCGTGCTGCTGCACTCGGGCAAGATCCATTACGACCTGCTGAACGAGCTCGAGAAGCGCGACGACGCCACCTCGTTCGCCCTCGTGCGCCTCGAGCAGTTCGCGCCTCTCCCCGCGGCCGAGCTGCTGACGGTGCTCGCGCGCTACCCGAACGCCGAGGTGATGTGGGTGCAGGACGAACCGGCGAACCAGGGCGCCTGGCCGTTCATCACGATCGAGCTGACGCCGCTGCTCGGCGGGCGCGCGCTGCTGCGCTCCTCGCGCCCGGCCTCGGCGTCGCCCGCGACGGGGTCCACGAAGCGCAGCGCCGCCGAGCAGACCGCGCTCATCGCGGCCGCGCTGCAGCTGTAG
- a CDS encoding FadR/GntR family transcriptional regulator produces MAVTDSAILRIREMILNGELAPGMRLPPEKELSERLGLSRSSMREAVKALEVIRVLDVRQGDGTYVTSLEPRLLLEALSFVIDLHSDDSILEMFAVRRILESEAVAMAAARIDEDTIAHLRSLTASVDDSTDIEGLVAHDLEFHQAIVQAAGNGYLATLLESLSSHTVRARIWRGLTQENAVARTLAEHESLVAALERRDARLAASLAHVHIAGVEQWLASWAEDELEPAEADAVEPAEE; encoded by the coding sequence ATGGCGGTGACCGACAGCGCGATCCTCCGGATCCGCGAGATGATCCTGAACGGCGAGCTCGCGCCGGGGATGCGCCTTCCCCCCGAGAAGGAGCTGAGCGAGCGCCTCGGGCTCTCGCGCAGCTCGATGCGCGAGGCCGTGAAGGCGCTCGAGGTGATCCGGGTGCTGGATGTGCGCCAAGGCGACGGCACCTATGTCACGAGCCTCGAACCGCGCCTGCTGCTGGAGGCCCTGTCGTTCGTGATCGACCTGCACAGCGACGACTCGATCCTCGAGATGTTCGCGGTGCGCCGCATCCTGGAGTCCGAGGCCGTCGCGATGGCGGCGGCCCGCATCGACGAGGACACGATCGCCCACCTGCGCTCCCTCACGGCGTCGGTCGACGACTCGACCGACATCGAGGGTCTCGTGGCCCACGACCTGGAGTTCCACCAGGCGATCGTGCAGGCCGCCGGGAACGGCTATCTGGCGACGCTGCTCGAGTCCCTCTCGAGCCACACGGTGCGCGCCCGGATCTGGCGCGGCCTCACGCAGGAGAACGCCGTCGCGCGCACCCTCGCCGAGCACGAGAGCCTCGTGGCCGCGCTGGAGCGACGCGACGCGCGCCTCGCGGCGAGCCTCGCCCACGTGCACATCGCCGGCGTCGAGCAGTGGCTCGCGAGCTGGGCGGAGGACGAGCTGGAGCCGGCCGAGGCCGACGCGGTCGAGCCCGCCGAGGAGTGA
- a CDS encoding ABC transporter substrate-binding protein, translating to MKKRLLTGIVAAAAFSLALSGCANDGGNGGGASSDPDKKPYIAIISKGFQHQFWQAVKAGAEQAAEEFDVEISFEGPDTEADVDQQIQQLQTALDKGPAAIGFAALDSQAAGPLLQQAKDANIPVIAFDSGVDSDIPITTAATDNLAAAAEAAKHMAEAIGHEGKIALVVHDQTSLTGQQRRDGFVSYIEDNEPNIEIVDIQYGGGDQAKSADIAKSILAANPDLKGIYGSNEGSAIGVVQGVKELGISPEALTVIGFDSGQAQMDAIRSGLMLGAITQNPVGIGYETVKAAVDAINGRSVPKSIDTGFYWYDKNNIDDPKIQAVLYK from the coding sequence ATGAAGAAGAGATTGTTGACGGGCATCGTCGCCGCGGCGGCGTTCTCGCTCGCGCTCAGCGGTTGCGCCAACGATGGCGGCAACGGCGGTGGCGCCAGCTCCGATCCCGACAAGAAGCCCTACATCGCGATCATCTCCAAGGGCTTCCAGCACCAGTTCTGGCAGGCCGTCAAGGCGGGTGCCGAGCAGGCCGCCGAGGAGTTCGACGTCGAGATCAGCTTCGAGGGTCCCGACACCGAGGCCGACGTCGACCAGCAGATCCAGCAGCTGCAGACGGCGCTCGACAAGGGTCCCGCCGCGATCGGCTTCGCCGCGCTCGACAGCCAGGCCGCCGGCCCGCTGCTGCAGCAGGCGAAGGACGCCAACATCCCGGTCATCGCCTTCGACTCGGGTGTCGACAGCGACATCCCGATCACGACCGCCGCGACCGACAACCTCGCCGCCGCGGCCGAGGCCGCCAAGCACATGGCCGAGGCGATCGGCCACGAGGGCAAGATCGCGCTCGTCGTCCACGACCAGACCAGCCTCACCGGCCAGCAGCGTCGTGACGGTTTCGTGAGCTATATCGAGGACAACGAGCCGAACATCGAGATCGTCGACATCCAGTACGGCGGCGGCGACCAGGCCAAGTCGGCCGACATCGCGAAGTCGATCCTCGCGGCGAACCCCGACCTCAAGGGCATCTACGGCTCGAACGAGGGCTCGGCCATCGGTGTCGTGCAGGGCGTCAAGGAGCTCGGCATCTCGCCCGAGGCGCTCACCGTCATCGGCTTCGACTCCGGTCAGGCTCAGATGGACGCCATCCGCTCCGGCCTGATGCTCGGCGCGATCACCCAGAACCCGGTCGGCATCGGCTACGAGACCGTCAAGGCCGCCGTCGACGCCATCAACGGCCGCTCGGTTCCGAAGTCGATCGACACCGGCTTCTACTGGTACGACAAGAACAACATCGACGACCCGAAGATCCAGGCCGTCCTCTACAAGTAA
- a CDS encoding ABC transporter permease — MTTTPSQVSQPATADSGQARTRLAGLRGSLQQLLAFASLLLIVLFFSLASEHFFTVNNLVSILTAATVTGMLALGTTFVIITGGIDLSIGTGMVLCGVMTGVFLTYWGWPIWAGVIGAVLFGGLIGLINGVNVSILGLPPFIATLAMMLVSAGLSLVIAGTKPIYFPNHPDFANIMNLSIIPGGRFPLGVAIFIVMIVVAAVLLSRTIVGRYAFSIGSNEAATALSGLNVRRWKIIIYTLSGLFVGLAGVLSASRLSSAQPTGGMGLELEAIAAVVIGGTSLQGGKGSIIGTVIGALIMAVLTNGLRIISVPQEWQSVAVGCVILVAVYLDMLRRRRSGS; from the coding sequence GTGACCACGACCCCATCCCAGGTCTCGCAGCCGGCGACCGCCGACTCCGGACAGGCGCGCACGCGCCTCGCCGGACTGCGCGGGTCGCTGCAGCAACTGCTCGCCTTCGCGAGCCTGCTGCTCATCGTGCTGTTCTTCTCGCTCGCGAGCGAGCACTTCTTCACGGTCAACAACCTCGTGTCGATCCTGACCGCCGCGACCGTGACCGGCATGCTCGCCCTCGGCACGACCTTCGTCATCATCACGGGCGGCATCGACCTCTCGATCGGCACCGGCATGGTGCTGTGCGGCGTCATGACGGGCGTGTTCCTCACCTACTGGGGTTGGCCGATCTGGGCGGGCGTCATCGGCGCCGTGCTGTTCGGCGGCCTCATCGGTCTCATCAACGGCGTCAACGTGTCGATCCTCGGACTGCCGCCGTTCATCGCCACCCTCGCGATGATGCTCGTCTCGGCCGGGCTCTCGCTCGTCATCGCGGGCACCAAGCCGATCTACTTCCCGAACCACCCCGACTTCGCCAACATCATGAACCTGTCGATCATCCCGGGCGGACGCTTCCCGCTCGGTGTCGCGATCTTCATCGTCATGATCGTCGTCGCGGCGGTGCTGCTGTCGCGCACCATCGTGGGGCGCTACGCCTTCTCGATCGGCAGCAACGAGGCCGCCACGGCGCTCTCGGGCCTCAACGTGCGGCGCTGGAAGATCATCATCTACACGCTCTCGGGCCTCTTCGTCGGCCTCGCCGGCGTGCTGTCCGCCTCGCGCCTCAGCTCGGCCCAGCCGACCGGCGGCATGGGCCTCGAGCTCGAGGCCATCGCGGCGGTCGTCATCGGCGGCACCTCGCTGCAGGGCGGCAAGGGATCCATCATCGGCACCGTCATCGGCGCGCTCATCATGGCCGTGCTGACCAACGGCCTGCGGATCATCTCCGTCCCGCAGGAGTGGCAGTCGGTCGCCGTCGGCTGCGTCATCCTCGTCGCCGTCTACCTCGACATGCTGCGTCGTCGCCGCAGCGGATCCTGA
- a CDS encoding sugar ABC transporter ATP-binding protein has protein sequence MTRAPLLEIRGARKGFPGVQALDGVDLELRFGEVLAVVGENGAGKSTLMKLLSGIYTPDEGEFLLDGVPFAPASPRHAQELGISIIHQEFNLMPDLTVAQNIFIGREQRTAGIFQSDRVLNRRAAELFERLGLSLDPRTRVGELTVARQQMVEIAKALSYQARVLIMDEPTAALNDAEVETLFGLIRRFTTDQTGVIYISHRMHELDQISDRVTVLRDGRYVDTLPTKGTPSSQIISLMVGRELSGEQRPTTVVPAGEPALEVRGLSTRALLDDVSFSVRRGEILGFAGLMGAGRTEVARAIVGADRKDAGEILVGGVPVSIRNPAEAARLGIGYLSEDRKQLGVLLDRDVRENIVLSALAGYANRLGFMDDRRIEQTGREYVSRLRIKTPSTTQLVRNLSGGNQQKTVIAKWLVRDCDVLIFDEPTRGIDVGAKEEIYGLLNELAAQGKAIIMISSELPEVLRLSHRIAVMAEGRLTAILDNVDATQENIMHHATRFSAEGTIAS, from the coding sequence GTGACCAGAGCACCCCTTCTCGAGATCCGCGGAGCCCGCAAGGGCTTCCCGGGGGTCCAGGCGCTCGACGGCGTCGACCTCGAGCTGCGGTTCGGCGAGGTGCTCGCCGTCGTCGGTGAGAACGGCGCGGGCAAGTCGACCCTCATGAAGCTGCTCTCGGGCATCTACACGCCCGACGAGGGCGAGTTCCTGCTCGACGGGGTCCCCTTCGCGCCCGCCTCGCCGCGGCACGCGCAGGAGCTGGGGATCTCGATCATCCACCAGGAGTTCAACCTCATGCCCGACCTCACGGTCGCGCAGAACATCTTCATCGGGCGCGAGCAGCGCACCGCGGGCATCTTCCAGTCGGATCGGGTGCTCAACCGCCGTGCCGCGGAGCTCTTCGAACGGCTCGGCCTCTCGCTCGACCCGCGCACGCGCGTCGGCGAGCTGACGGTCGCGCGCCAGCAGATGGTGGAGATCGCGAAGGCCCTCAGCTATCAGGCGCGCGTGCTCATCATGGACGAGCCGACCGCCGCCCTCAACGACGCCGAGGTGGAGACCCTGTTCGGCCTCATCCGCCGGTTCACGACGGACCAGACGGGCGTCATCTACATCTCGCACCGCATGCACGAGCTCGACCAGATCAGCGACCGCGTGACGGTGCTGCGCGACGGACGCTACGTCGACACCCTCCCCACGAAGGGCACCCCCAGTTCGCAGATCATCTCGCTCATGGTCGGCCGCGAGCTCTCGGGCGAGCAGCGCCCCACGACCGTGGTCCCCGCAGGCGAGCCGGCGCTCGAGGTCCGCGGCCTCAGCACGCGGGCGCTGCTCGACGACGTGAGCTTCTCGGTGCGTCGCGGCGAGATCCTCGGCTTCGCGGGTCTCATGGGCGCCGGACGCACCGAGGTCGCGCGGGCGATCGTTGGGGCCGACCGGAAGGACGCCGGCGAGATCCTCGTGGGCGGGGTGCCGGTGTCGATCCGCAACCCCGCGGAGGCCGCGCGTCTCGGCATCGGCTACCTCTCCGAGGACCGCAAGCAGCTCGGTGTGCTGCTCGACCGCGACGTGCGCGAGAACATCGTGCTCTCGGCGCTCGCCGGCTACGCCAACCGCCTCGGCTTCATGGACGACCGCCGCATCGAGCAGACCGGTCGCGAGTACGTCTCCCGCCTGCGCATCAAGACGCCGTCCACGACGCAGCTCGTGCGCAACCTCTCCGGCGGCAACCAGCAGAAGACGGTCATCGCGAAATGGCTCGTCCGCGACTGCGACGTGCTCATCTTCGACGAGCCGACCCGAGGCATCGACGTGGGGGCGAAAGAGGAGATCTACGGGCTCCTGAACGAGCTCGCCGCCCAGGGCAAGGCGATCATCATGATCTCCTCCGAACTGCCCGAGGTGCTGCGGCTCTCCCACCGCATCGCGGTGATGGCCGAGGGCCGCCTGACCGCCATCCTCGACAACGTCGACGCCACGCAGGAGAACATCATGCACCACGCCACCCGCTTCAGCGCCGAAGGGACCATCGCATCGTGA
- a CDS encoding enolase C-terminal domain-like protein: MSTIVGIETADIRFPTSTMLDGSDAMNPDPDYSAAYLRVATDASDGLEGHGFVFTIGRGNDVQLVAIRDLGLQLIGRDVEEILDDMGAFSRSLVYDSQLRWLGPEKGIMHMAIGAVVNAMWDLKAKRAGLPLWQLLGRMSPEELVSLVDFRYLSDALTPEEALEILRRAEPGRAAREAALLASGYPAYTTTPGWLGYDDAKLVRLSHEAVASGFRQIKLKVGGDVADDVRRLALAREAVGPDIRIAVDANQRWDVAAAIDWMSELAPYDVAWIEEPTNPDDVLGHAAIARGVAPIPVATGEHMANRVMFKQFLQADAAQIVQIDATRVAGVNENIAILLLAAKFGVPVCPHAGGVGLCEVVQHLSMFDVVAVSGSEDGRYIEFVDHLHEHFVTPVVIEGGRYLAPLTPGSGAEMLAASREHYSVTAADRVTA, from the coding sequence GTGAGCACGATCGTCGGGATCGAGACCGCAGACATCCGATTTCCGACGTCGACCATGCTGGATGGTTCCGACGCGATGAATCCGGATCCGGACTATTCGGCCGCCTACCTGCGGGTGGCGACGGATGCGTCCGACGGCCTGGAGGGCCACGGTTTCGTGTTCACGATCGGCCGCGGCAACGACGTGCAGCTCGTCGCGATCCGCGACCTCGGCCTGCAGCTCATCGGGCGCGACGTCGAGGAGATCCTCGACGACATGGGCGCCTTCAGCCGCTCGCTCGTCTACGACTCGCAGCTGCGCTGGCTCGGCCCCGAGAAGGGCATCATGCACATGGCGATCGGCGCCGTCGTCAACGCCATGTGGGACCTCAAGGCCAAGCGCGCCGGCCTGCCGCTGTGGCAGCTGCTGGGACGGATGAGCCCCGAGGAGCTCGTCTCGCTCGTCGACTTCCGCTACCTGAGCGACGCGCTCACCCCCGAGGAGGCGCTCGAGATCCTGCGTCGCGCCGAGCCCGGCCGCGCCGCCCGCGAGGCAGCCTTGCTGGCCAGCGGGTATCCCGCCTACACGACCACCCCCGGCTGGCTCGGCTACGACGACGCCAAGCTCGTGCGTCTCTCGCACGAGGCCGTCGCGAGCGGCTTCCGTCAGATCAAGCTCAAGGTCGGCGGCGACGTCGCCGACGACGTGCGCCGGCTCGCGCTCGCCCGCGAGGCGGTCGGTCCCGACATCCGGATCGCGGTCGACGCGAACCAGCGCTGGGATGTCGCGGCCGCGATCGACTGGATGAGCGAGCTCGCCCCCTACGACGTGGCCTGGATCGAGGAGCCCACCAACCCCGACGACGTTCTCGGGCATGCCGCCATCGCGCGCGGTGTCGCGCCGATCCCGGTGGCGACCGGCGAGCACATGGCGAACCGCGTCATGTTCAAGCAGTTCCTGCAGGCGGATGCCGCCCAGATCGTGCAGATCGACGCGACGCGCGTCGCAGGCGTCAACGAGAACATCGCGATCCTGCTGCTCGCCGCCAAGTTCGGCGTCCCGGTGTGCCCGCACGCGGGCGGCGTGGGGCTGTGCGAGGTCGTCCAGCACCTGTCCATGTTCGACGTCGTGGCCGTGTCAGGCTCGGAGGATGGGCGCTACATCGAGTTCGTCGACCACCTGCACGAGCACTTCGTCACCCCCGTCGTCATCGAGGGCGGACGCTATCTCGCGCCGCTCACGCCGGGCAGCGGCGCCGAGATGCTCGCCGCCAGCCGCGAGCACTACTCCGTCACGGCAGCGGATCGGGTGACCGCGTGA
- a CDS encoding aldo/keto reductase, whose product MHQHDGVITTHPAPRDLAISRLGLGAAQFGNLYRETDLETTRDAVAAAWDAGIRYFDTAPHYGLGLSEERLGEVLRDYPREEYLVSTKVGRLIVPSPETADRQDDQGFAVPADRRREWDFSRDGVWRSLDESLTRLGLDHVDIAYLHDPDDHWEAASTTGVQALVELREQGVVRAIGAGMNQSAMLAEFVRRGELDLVMLAGRLTLLDPDALDELIPLTVQHGVGVIAVGVYNSGILSTDRPTPDAHFNYAPASRELIERAGRIAEVCERHGVSLPAAAVAYPLRAPSVVSVVLGMRTAEQVRENVARATQEIPEELWTELAELGLATDPAGRA is encoded by the coding sequence GTGCACCAACACGACGGCGTGATCACGACGCACCCCGCTCCCCGCGATCTGGCGATCAGCCGGCTCGGCCTGGGAGCGGCCCAATTCGGCAACCTGTACCGCGAAACCGACCTCGAAACGACCCGGGACGCGGTCGCCGCCGCCTGGGATGCGGGCATCCGCTACTTCGACACCGCACCGCACTACGGGCTCGGGCTCTCGGAGGAGCGACTGGGCGAGGTCCTGCGCGACTACCCGCGCGAGGAGTACCTGGTCTCCACCAAGGTGGGTCGGCTCATCGTGCCGAGCCCCGAGACCGCCGATCGTCAGGACGACCAGGGTTTCGCCGTGCCCGCCGACCGTCGCCGCGAGTGGGACTTCAGCCGGGACGGCGTGTGGCGCTCCCTCGACGAGAGCCTCACCCGGCTCGGCCTCGACCACGTCGACATCGCCTACCTGCACGACCCCGACGACCACTGGGAGGCCGCATCGACCACCGGCGTGCAGGCCCTCGTCGAGCTGCGCGAGCAGGGAGTCGTCCGGGCGATCGGCGCCGGCATGAACCAGAGCGCCATGCTCGCCGAGTTCGTGCGCCGCGGCGAACTCGACCTCGTCATGCTCGCCGGGCGGCTCACCCTGCTCGACCCGGACGCGCTCGACGAGCTCATCCCGCTCACCGTGCAGCACGGGGTCGGCGTCATCGCGGTCGGCGTCTACAACTCCGGCATCCTCTCCACCGATCGCCCCACCCCCGACGCGCACTTCAACTACGCACCCGCCTCGCGGGAACTCATCGAGCGTGCGGGCCGGATCGCCGAGGTGTGCGAGCGCCACGGGGTCAGCCTCCCGGCGGCCGCCGTCGCCTACCCGCTGCGGGCGCCGTCCGTCGTCTCGGTCGTGCTCGGGATGCGCACCGCCGAGCAGGTGCGTGAGAACGTCGCGCGCGCCACCCAGGAGATCCCCGAGGAACTGTGGACGGAGCTCGCCGAGCTGGGCCTCGCCACCGACCCCGCAGGACGGGCATGA